One window of the Ketobacter sp. MCCC 1A13808 genome contains the following:
- the ppk2 gene encoding polyphosphate kinase 2, which yields MDWLEAELAETFDEHFELELSEPALSLELRRIYKEKHPNAMDGKSYFRALLELQSELIKLQSWVEHTGEKIAVIFEGRDSAGKGGAIKRITQRLNPRTCRVVALPKPNDRERTQWYFQRYVAHLPSSGEIVLFDRSWYNRSGVERVMGFATETQVEEFFQDVPEFERMLVRSGIRLIKFWFSITDEEQQLRFQMRIHDPMKQWKLSPMDLQSRVRWEDYTKAKEETFARTHIPEAPWFIVDGNDKKRARLNCISHLLSLVPYGEVEYEKIALPERVFHEDYERDDLPPELFVPQRY from the coding sequence ATGGACTGGCTTGAAGCAGAGCTAGCAGAAACGTTTGACGAACATTTTGAACTGGAGCTTTCGGAACCGGCATTATCTCTGGAGTTACGTCGCATATATAAAGAGAAGCATCCGAACGCGATGGACGGAAAGTCGTATTTCAGAGCATTACTCGAATTGCAGTCCGAATTAATTAAATTACAAAGTTGGGTTGAGCATACTGGTGAAAAAATCGCAGTTATTTTTGAGGGTCGCGATTCTGCTGGTAAAGGAGGCGCGATCAAGCGCATAACACAAAGACTCAATCCAAGAACCTGTCGCGTCGTCGCGCTACCTAAACCTAACGATAGAGAGCGCACCCAGTGGTATTTTCAACGCTATGTTGCCCACCTGCCATCGAGCGGAGAGATCGTACTGTTTGACCGATCCTGGTACAACCGCTCCGGCGTAGAGCGGGTAATGGGGTTTGCGACCGAAACCCAGGTCGAAGAGTTTTTCCAGGACGTGCCGGAATTTGAACGGATGCTGGTACGCAGCGGAATCCGACTGATAAAATTCTGGTTTTCAATTACAGATGAGGAACAGCAGCTCCGCTTTCAGATGCGAATTCACGATCCGATGAAACAATGGAAACTAAGCCCCATGGATTTACAATCCCGTGTCCGCTGGGAGGACTACACAAAAGCAAAAGAAGAGACTTTTGCCCGAACTCATATACCAGAGGCACCCTGGTTTATAGTCGACGGCAACGATAAAAAGCGGGCCCGACTCAACTGTATCAGTCACCTGCTGAGCCTGGTGCCGTACGGTGAAGTGGAATATGAAAAAATTGCGCTACCGGAACGCGTTTTCCATGAAGATTACGAGCGGGATGACCTGCCCCCGGAACTCTTTGTACCACAACGCTATTAA
- a CDS encoding esterase/lipase family protein, giving the protein MHSCGPRQFIASVLLLACFTGSVFAAKDATLSDKTYTQTRYPIVLVHGMAMFDQMLAVSGWYGIPRNLRRGGADVYVLQVSAFNTTELRGEQAARQIETILATSGAEKVNLIGHSHGSPTSRYVAGIYPQYVASVSSVNGVNWGTPVADQLLAQLEAGASGPKAMEAIMNIWGRMVNILTGNPLPQDYALELEALTTEKALSFNAEFPAGMPAEYCGQGDAVDANGIYYFSWTGNQVKTHFWDISDYGMQTSAKMMDEPNDGLVPVCSSYLGTVIRDDYYMNHMDAVDQMFGLHSSKDTDPPVVYRQHANRLKNMGL; this is encoded by the coding sequence ATGCATTCCTGTGGACCGCGTCAATTTATTGCGTCGGTGTTATTGCTGGCGTGTTTTACCGGGAGCGTTTTTGCCGCGAAAGACGCCACCCTATCAGATAAAACCTATACTCAAACCCGATACCCCATCGTGCTGGTTCACGGAATGGCGATGTTCGATCAGATGTTAGCGGTCAGTGGCTGGTATGGAATTCCGCGTAATCTTCGCCGCGGCGGCGCAGATGTATACGTACTTCAGGTGTCGGCTTTTAATACCACTGAATTGAGGGGAGAACAGGCCGCACGTCAGATCGAAACGATACTTGCGACTTCTGGTGCAGAGAAAGTCAATTTGATCGGTCACAGTCACGGTAGTCCCACCTCCCGCTACGTAGCGGGGATCTATCCACAATATGTTGCATCGGTCAGCAGCGTTAACGGGGTGAATTGGGGAACACCGGTCGCGGACCAATTGCTGGCGCAGTTAGAGGCGGGTGCCAGCGGCCCCAAGGCCATGGAGGCGATCATGAATATCTGGGGGAGAATGGTAAATATATTGACCGGGAATCCATTGCCACAAGATTATGCCCTGGAGCTGGAGGCGCTCACCACGGAAAAAGCATTGAGTTTCAACGCCGAGTTTCCTGCCGGCATGCCTGCTGAATATTGTGGCCAGGGTGATGCAGTGGATGCCAACGGCATCTATTATTTTTCCTGGACAGGTAATCAGGTGAAAACCCACTTCTGGGATATTTCGGATTATGGTATGCAGACGTCGGCGAAAATGATGGACGAACCCAACGATGGACTGGTGCCGGTCTGTTCATCGTATCTGGGTACGGTAATACGGGATGACTATTACATGAATCACATGGATGCGGTCGATCAGATGTTTGGACTGCATAGCAGCAAGGATACTGATCCGCCGGTTGTTTATCGTCAACACGCTAATCGCCTCAAAAATATGGGGCTTTAG
- a CDS encoding NUDIX hydrolase, which translates to MMATKSEEQFLREYDVKQFSMPITTVDVIIYSIKDNKLQVLLTSRPEHPFRGMWALPGGFVDLVKDRDLADTAKRKLKIKTGVSAPYLEQVATFSGAQRDPRGWSVTVAYYALLDWDEINTGLSDDFAKWVPVDEVQTSHCLAFDHNEILAVCTDRLSNKTLYTSIAINLMPNEFTLTELQRVFEIILGHTLEKKSFRRRILDADLLAETGNLKTGSNRPAKLYSAKKGGHDYTFPRVIEGARQPSGQER; encoded by the coding sequence ATGATGGCTACAAAAAGTGAAGAACAGTTCCTTCGGGAGTACGATGTTAAGCAATTCAGTATGCCCATTACGACCGTAGACGTAATTATATATTCTATCAAAGACAATAAGTTACAGGTTCTTCTCACGAGTCGGCCTGAGCATCCTTTCAGGGGCATGTGGGCGCTTCCCGGCGGGTTTGTTGATTTGGTGAAGGACCGTGATCTGGCCGATACCGCCAAGCGTAAATTAAAAATAAAAACCGGTGTATCGGCTCCGTATCTTGAGCAGGTGGCTACCTTCAGTGGAGCCCAGCGTGATCCCCGGGGCTGGTCGGTGACAGTGGCCTACTACGCTTTACTCGATTGGGATGAGATTAATACAGGCCTGAGTGATGACTTCGCGAAGTGGGTTCCGGTCGACGAAGTGCAAACGTCACATTGCCTGGCGTTCGATCATAACGAGATTCTGGCTGTGTGTACTGACCGGCTAAGCAATAAGACGCTTTATACGTCCATAGCGATTAACCTGATGCCGAACGAGTTCACGCTAACTGAGTTGCAGCGGGTTTTTGAAATTATTTTGGGGCACACGCTGGAAAAGAAATCATTCCGTCGCCGCATACTGGATGCGGATCTGCTTGCCGAAACCGGTAATCTAAAAACCGGGAGCAACCGTCCGGCGAAACTGTATAGTGCAAAAAAGGGGGGCCATGATTATACCTTTCCGCGGGTTATTGAAGGTGCTCGCCAGCCATCCGGTCAAGAACGCTAA
- a CDS encoding GbsR/MarR family transcriptional regulator, with the protein MNKSAKDTVDHFIEQMGMITQSEGMPRISGQILGLLLIETGPFSFSEIAERLEVSRGSVSTNTRLLENLGVIERIAKMGDRCDYFQLANDPYVKLLHGASQRMEKSITVVREAITDLPQDWKQSQTRLQDLEHFYTEYLKITTTLSQRLKTD; encoded by the coding sequence ATGAATAAATCAGCGAAAGATACCGTAGACCACTTTATAGAACAGATGGGGATGATTACCCAGAGCGAAGGCATGCCCCGTATTTCAGGCCAAATACTAGGGCTGCTATTGATTGAAACAGGGCCCTTCAGCTTTAGTGAGATTGCTGAGCGGTTAGAAGTCAGCCGGGGCAGCGTCAGTACCAACACCCGCCTACTTGAAAACCTGGGTGTGATCGAACGCATAGCCAAAATGGGTGACCGCTGCGATTATTTCCAGTTGGCGAACGATCCTTATGTCAAATTGTTGCATGGGGCATCTCAACGAATGGAAAAATCCATTACAGTGGTGCGTGAGGCAATAACGGACTTACCGCAAGACTGGAAGCAATCCCAAACTCGCCTGCAGGATCTGGAACACTTTTATACCGAATATCTCAAAATTACTACTACGCTTAGTCAGCGGCTCAAAACCGATTAG
- a CDS encoding efflux RND transporter permease subunit — MNQFIDAAFGRGRTVVLIFVMLLLMGTTAYLTIPKESEPDVSIPIIYVSVTYEGISPEDSERLLVRPLEKELQAIEGLRELHATAAEGYASVTVELEAGFDVDKALQEVRDKVDIARAELPPGSDEPRVNEVNTSLFPVLTVVLSGPTPERELVSIARKLKDDVEALSDVLEVKIGGDREEVLEVIADPSALEAYNISFTSLFNFVQQNNRLVAAGALDTGAGRMVFKVPGVLENLEDLATLPIKVDGSTVVTFQDVATLHRTFKDPTSFARINGQSALALEVSKRSGANIIETIENVRAIVQQSEALWPDSVTVTYLQDKSERISSMLGDLENNVITAIILVMIVIVAALGVRPAILVGLAIPGSFLAGMLILKFMGITLNILVLFSLILVVGMLVDGAIVTIELADRKIAEGVDPKSAFAEASKRMSWPIVASTATTLAVFVPLLFWPGMVGEFMKYLPITVIITLIASLAMALIFIPVLGGMLQSRGGKKAGMDSQTNAAIKAAEDGDLDSIGGWVGRYLRTLTFLLRHPGKSLGVAVLCLVAGYSAYIVFGRGIEFFPAEEPDFLQVQVQARGDLSVFERDQLVRQVEKRMLDVPELKSVYARTIGEGAQTQTNMPDDAIGVIQLELVGWQQRPRAADIIPVLREKAAGIPGIKIQVREQESGPATGKPVEMEITGLDLEKMSQAVAELRETMNNIGGFVDVEDSRPLPSIEWRLKVDRQKAAQYGADVSLLGHAVTMITNGIMLAEYRPDDADEELEIRLRFSQSERNLDQLNRLRVPSENGAVPISNFVTFEPAQKTGVINRNQGHRILEIKAGVLPGLLPDDQVNKIKQSLENLTLPDGVNVRFKGQDEDIQEAMMFLINAFVTALFLMWIILVTQFNSFYQSLLVLSAIVFSTAGVLLGLLATGQAFGIVMGGIGVIALAGIVVNNNIVLIDTYNDLKKKGLSGTEAILRTAAQRMRPVFLTSVTTVLGLLPMVFALTIDIIGRDLSIGAPSAQMWTQLASAIAGGLTFATILTLFLTPCLLMIGENMSDWRAARARRRNKDTLISSVE; from the coding sequence ATGAACCAATTTATTGATGCGGCATTCGGCCGTGGCAGAACCGTTGTACTCATCTTTGTGATGTTATTGCTGATGGGTACCACCGCCTATCTTACCATCCCCAAAGAATCGGAACCCGACGTATCAATTCCCATTATTTACGTATCGGTTACCTATGAAGGTATTTCTCCTGAAGATTCGGAGCGGTTGTTGGTTCGCCCGCTGGAAAAAGAGCTGCAAGCTATTGAGGGTCTAAGAGAACTCCACGCGACGGCAGCAGAGGGCTATGCATCGGTTACCGTTGAGCTTGAAGCGGGATTCGACGTGGATAAAGCGCTCCAGGAGGTTCGTGATAAGGTCGATATCGCGCGCGCGGAACTGCCGCCCGGTAGTGATGAACCCCGGGTCAATGAGGTAAATACATCGTTGTTTCCGGTACTCACCGTGGTTCTGTCTGGTCCGACACCGGAACGTGAGTTGGTGTCTATTGCACGCAAACTGAAAGACGATGTCGAGGCACTTTCTGATGTCCTGGAAGTTAAAATCGGTGGAGATCGAGAGGAGGTTCTTGAAGTCATCGCCGATCCGTCTGCGCTCGAGGCCTATAATATATCGTTTACTTCGCTGTTCAATTTTGTTCAGCAAAATAATCGTTTGGTCGCGGCCGGTGCATTGGACACCGGTGCTGGTCGTATGGTGTTTAAGGTGCCCGGTGTGCTGGAAAACCTGGAGGATCTGGCCACGCTGCCGATTAAAGTCGACGGTAGTACTGTTGTCACGTTTCAGGATGTTGCCACCCTGCATCGCACGTTCAAGGATCCCACCAGTTTTGCGCGTATTAACGGACAGTCTGCACTGGCGTTGGAGGTCAGTAAGCGCAGTGGAGCCAACATTATTGAAACCATCGAAAACGTGCGGGCGATAGTGCAGCAATCCGAGGCTCTTTGGCCGGACTCCGTTACGGTGACGTATTTGCAGGATAAATCCGAGCGCATCAGCAGTATGCTTGGTGATTTGGAAAACAACGTCATCACCGCGATAATTTTGGTAATGATTGTGATTGTGGCTGCGCTCGGGGTGCGGCCGGCGATATTGGTTGGCTTGGCTATTCCGGGTTCATTCCTGGCTGGTATGTTGATTCTTAAATTTATGGGAATCACTTTGAACATATTGGTTTTGTTCAGTTTGATTCTGGTAGTAGGCATGCTGGTTGACGGAGCCATTGTCACCATTGAATTGGCAGACAGGAAAATTGCCGAAGGGGTGGACCCGAAATCCGCATTTGCCGAGGCATCTAAACGCATGTCCTGGCCTATTGTTGCTTCTACAGCAACGACTCTGGCCGTGTTTGTTCCTTTGCTGTTCTGGCCCGGGATGGTCGGCGAGTTTATGAAATACCTGCCTATCACCGTGATTATCACCTTGATTGCTTCACTGGCCATGGCACTTATTTTTATACCGGTACTGGGCGGTATGCTGCAATCCCGGGGTGGTAAGAAAGCGGGAATGGACAGTCAAACCAACGCTGCTATAAAAGCAGCCGAAGACGGTGATCTGGACAGCATCGGTGGCTGGGTTGGTCGATATTTAAGAACGCTGACATTTCTTTTACGACACCCCGGTAAAAGCCTGGGCGTTGCAGTGCTGTGTCTAGTAGCAGGGTATAGTGCGTATATTGTGTTTGGTCGTGGCATTGAATTCTTTCCGGCTGAAGAGCCTGACTTTTTGCAAGTCCAGGTACAGGCGAGGGGCGATCTTTCCGTTTTCGAGCGTGATCAACTGGTGCGACAGGTCGAGAAACGCATGCTCGATGTGCCAGAACTGAAATCAGTCTACGCCCGCACCATCGGCGAGGGGGCACAGACCCAAACCAATATGCCGGATGACGCAATCGGAGTGATACAGCTTGAATTGGTGGGTTGGCAGCAGCGTCCTCGAGCGGCGGATATTATCCCGGTGCTAAGAGAGAAGGCAGCCGGTATACCCGGTATTAAAATTCAGGTGCGTGAGCAGGAATCCGGTCCTGCAACGGGCAAACCGGTAGAAATGGAAATCACCGGGCTGGATCTTGAGAAAATGAGCCAGGCAGTTGCTGAATTACGGGAGACCATGAATAACATTGGTGGTTTTGTGGATGTCGAAGATTCGCGACCGCTACCGAGTATCGAATGGCGTTTGAAAGTGGATAGACAAAAAGCGGCACAGTATGGTGCCGATGTGTCCCTGCTGGGGCACGCGGTTACCATGATTACCAATGGCATCATGCTGGCGGAATACAGGCCGGATGATGCCGATGAAGAATTAGAGATTCGGCTTCGTTTCTCACAAAGCGAACGCAATCTGGATCAACTCAATCGGCTCAGGGTTCCGTCTGAAAACGGCGCGGTTCCTATCAGCAACTTTGTGACTTTTGAACCGGCTCAGAAAACGGGGGTAATCAATCGTAATCAGGGCCATAGAATTTTGGAGATCAAGGCGGGCGTGTTGCCCGGATTACTACCCGATGACCAGGTAAATAAAATCAAGCAATCACTAGAGAACCTCACCTTACCTGATGGAGTGAATGTGCGTTTCAAAGGGCAGGATGAGGATATCCAGGAAGCCATGATGTTTTTGATTAACGCGTTTGTAACGGCGCTTTTTTTGATGTGGATTATATTGGTCACGCAATTCAACAGCTTTTACCAATCGCTGTTGGTGCTCAGTGCCATCGTATTTTCAACGGCCGGAGTTCTGTTGGGATTGCTTGCTACCGGTCAGGCCTTCGGTATCGTCATGGGCGGCATAGGCGTCATCGCGCTGGCAGGTATTGTGGTGAACAATAATATCGTACTGATCGACACCTATAATGATTTAAAGAAGAAAGGGTTGTCCGGGACGGAGGCCATCCTAAGAACTGCGGCGCAAAGAATGCGACCCGTGTTTCTGACCTCAGTTACTACCGTTCTGGGTCTGTTACCCATGGTGTTTGCGTTGACGATTGATATTATTGGTAGAGACTTGTCCATCGGCGCGCCTTCTGCGCAGATGTGGACTCAACTGGCCAGTGCCATTGCCGGAGGCCTGACTTTTGCCACCATATTAACGCTGTTTTTAACGCCCTGTTTGTTAATGATTGGTGAAAATATGTCAGACTGGCGCGCAGCACGGGCACGGCGTAGAAACAAAGACACGCTAATCTCGTCCGTCGAGTAG
- a CDS encoding bifunctional nicotinamide-nucleotide adenylyltransferase/Nudix hydroxylase — protein sequence MNNTPYDFLVFIGRFQPFHKGHLSVIEAGLKQAKQLIILCGSAHQPRSARNPWSPPEREAMIRGALSAGDNKRVHIAPLMDSVYNDESWVRNVQTTVNGIVTAQYSTPHLAPKIGLIGHSKDQSSYYLNLFPQWGAVAVDSYKNISATPIRESVFHSDAQQLQNVPPNVRGFLQEFCASGVYMALRDEYRFISTYKQAWANAPYPPTFVTVDAIVVQSGHVLMVERKARPGKGLWALPGGFVNQGEKLLQACLRELREETRLKVPEPVLKGSIQAQQVFDDPHRSSRGRTITHAFYMELQPNNELPKVKGGDDATHAKWVPLAELNPTSIFEDHYFIIQNMTGM from the coding sequence ATGAATAACACACCCTACGACTTTTTGGTTTTTATCGGTCGTTTCCAACCGTTTCACAAAGGTCACTTATCCGTGATTGAAGCGGGTCTGAAACAAGCTAAACAACTCATTATTTTATGTGGCTCTGCCCACCAACCGCGTTCCGCCCGTAACCCCTGGAGCCCCCCAGAGCGGGAAGCCATGATCCGCGGCGCCCTCAGTGCAGGCGATAACAAAAGAGTGCACATTGCCCCGCTGATGGACAGCGTATACAACGATGAATCATGGGTCCGCAATGTTCAGACTACCGTGAATGGTATTGTCACTGCTCAATATTCCACACCCCACCTAGCACCCAAAATCGGTCTAATCGGGCACAGCAAAGATCAGAGTTCATACTATCTGAATTTATTTCCCCAATGGGGCGCCGTTGCAGTCGACAGTTACAAAAATATCTCGGCAACCCCCATCCGCGAATCTGTGTTCCATTCGGACGCGCAACAATTGCAAAACGTACCACCCAACGTGCGCGGATTTCTGCAGGAGTTTTGCGCTAGCGGAGTCTATATGGCATTACGGGATGAATACCGGTTTATCAGCACCTATAAACAGGCCTGGGCTAACGCTCCCTACCCACCGACCTTCGTCACCGTCGATGCGATTGTGGTGCAAAGCGGGCACGTCTTAATGGTGGAACGCAAAGCACGACCGGGAAAAGGACTGTGGGCACTGCCCGGCGGGTTTGTTAATCAGGGCGAGAAATTATTACAAGCCTGTCTGCGGGAGTTACGTGAAGAAACTCGCCTGAAAGTGCCCGAACCGGTATTAAAAGGTTCGATCCAAGCACAACAGGTATTCGACGATCCACATCGCTCCTCCCGCGGCCGGACCATCACCCATGCTTTTTATATGGAACTGCAGCCAAACAATGAATTACCCAAGGTTAAGGGAGGTGACGATGCAACCCATGCGAAGTGGGTGCCATTAGCGGAATTGAATCCGACCAGCATATTTGAAGACCACTATTTCATCATACAGAACATGACCGGCATGTGA
- a CDS encoding lipase secretion chaperone: MQIIKNKISFGALTGLICLLLLTLVSLFKHYTAPPQNDVLKSIPAKRATIADTAFGKDIDPPSALGIAIAKGASLGDLPESLAGTDVDGELSMDAQGNLVINLGLRGVFDYFLATIGEEDLPEIRARIAYYLKQHLSPAATKQAWEVLNAYMDYKLELDNKEQHDGSYAGMRDSLAMQRALRISILGPSLATAFYQAEDEYSEFAMHQAEIAADPSLTAQEKQQLADSLLEGISQTNRHLIQPDKQPLQVERNIEQWREQGMTDTQIFEYREQQLGADAAGRLAALDQQRDRWQKRYTDYRQQTADIRNSGLSGTDQSAAIEQLRRQRFEPGELKRVSVLDRMAGEHLQ; the protein is encoded by the coding sequence ATGCAAATAATAAAAAATAAAATCTCATTTGGTGCATTGACCGGACTCATTTGTTTATTGCTGCTTACGCTTGTTTCACTATTTAAGCATTATACAGCCCCTCCTCAAAACGATGTGCTAAAAAGTATACCCGCCAAAAGGGCTACCATCGCAGATACCGCCTTCGGGAAGGATATTGATCCACCCTCTGCTCTCGGTATCGCGATTGCTAAGGGGGCTTCCCTGGGCGACCTGCCCGAGTCACTTGCTGGCACCGACGTTGACGGCGAATTATCCATGGACGCACAGGGAAATTTGGTAATCAATCTGGGATTGCGCGGCGTCTTCGATTATTTTTTAGCAACCATTGGGGAAGAAGACCTACCGGAGATTCGCGCCAGGATTGCCTATTATCTGAAACAGCACTTGTCTCCTGCTGCAACCAAACAAGCCTGGGAGGTCCTCAACGCTTATATGGATTACAAATTGGAATTGGATAACAAGGAGCAGCACGACGGGAGCTATGCGGGAATGCGGGATAGTCTTGCGATGCAGCGCGCACTGCGCATTTCGATTTTGGGGCCGTCGCTGGCGACCGCTTTTTATCAGGCTGAAGACGAATATTCCGAATTCGCGATGCATCAGGCAGAAATTGCAGCGGACCCCTCACTGACCGCGCAGGAAAAACAACAGCTCGCCGATAGCTTGTTGGAGGGCATATCACAAACCAACCGCCACCTCATCCAACCAGACAAGCAGCCATTACAGGTTGAGAGAAACATAGAACAATGGCGAGAACAGGGTATGACTGATACTCAAATATTCGAATACAGGGAACAACAACTCGGAGCCGATGCTGCGGGCAGATTAGCTGCACTCGACCAGCAGCGAGACCGCTGGCAAAAACGTTACACCGACTATCGCCAACAAACGGCCGACATCAGGAACAGTGGTTTATCGGGCACCGACCAGTCCGCAGCGATTGAGCAATTGAGACGACAGCGGTTCGAACCCGGCGAGCTTAAACGGGTTAGCGTTCTTGACCGGATGGCTGGCGAGCACCTTCAATAA
- a CDS encoding efflux RND transporter periplasmic adaptor subunit: MKKPYLIAIAMFAALVIWMATGLLGKPDATEQVQTPAEKTEKRVLVQTQTQNSQPVQLELTVQGHVEPNREVIIRSDIAGRVQDVLVEDGQHVEAGTLLVRFDMEDRKSKLAKEEALLESRRQAYSRTEKLGNVNFQSKSAIEDAFAALKEAEANVAEIKNEINKLEVRAPFAGVVDRRAVEKGAYLLANGEIARFVDNNPLKVVVPIAQQNIKQLSKGVTSEVDFAIGQKRPGTLKFISPLANEQTRTFRVEISVDNPGYEIPAGISAEVKIPTSRVSGHFVSPAILALDEQGRMGIKTVDDTSSVIFNPVSIIQATKDGIWVEGLPDSARIITVGQGFVEAGAKVDVAEKNSDETHRAAGVASYIGSSQ; this comes from the coding sequence ATGAAAAAACCTTACTTGATCGCAATAGCCATGTTTGCCGCTTTAGTGATCTGGATGGCGACCGGATTGTTGGGAAAGCCGGATGCAACTGAGCAGGTGCAAACTCCTGCAGAAAAAACCGAGAAGCGAGTGCTGGTGCAAACGCAAACTCAAAATTCACAGCCGGTGCAATTGGAACTCACTGTACAGGGGCATGTTGAACCCAATCGAGAAGTGATTATCCGTTCCGATATTGCAGGCCGAGTCCAGGATGTGTTAGTGGAAGACGGGCAGCATGTGGAGGCGGGAACCTTATTAGTCCGTTTCGATATGGAGGACCGGAAAAGTAAGCTGGCAAAGGAAGAAGCGCTGCTGGAAAGCCGGCGACAAGCGTATTCCCGTACGGAGAAATTAGGCAATGTTAACTTCCAGTCAAAAAGCGCGATTGAGGATGCGTTCGCTGCATTAAAAGAAGCGGAAGCGAATGTTGCGGAAATTAAAAACGAAATTAACAAGCTCGAAGTCAGGGCGCCGTTCGCAGGGGTTGTGGATAGGCGCGCGGTGGAGAAAGGCGCGTATTTGCTCGCCAATGGTGAGATAGCACGTTTTGTTGACAATAACCCACTGAAAGTGGTTGTGCCGATAGCACAGCAAAATATTAAACAGCTTTCCAAGGGCGTAACTTCGGAGGTTGATTTTGCAATTGGACAGAAACGCCCAGGCACTCTCAAGTTTATTTCGCCTTTAGCCAACGAGCAAACCCGTACTTTCAGAGTAGAAATCAGCGTCGATAATCCGGGTTATGAAATTCCGGCGGGGATCAGCGCAGAAGTGAAGATTCCAACGTCTCGAGTGTCCGGCCATTTTGTTTCCCCGGCAATACTGGCTCTGGACGAGCAAGGGCGCATGGGCATCAAGACCGTGGATGACACCAGCAGTGTTATTTTTAATCCTGTTTCGATTATCCAGGCCACAAAAGACGGCATTTGGGTAGAGGGGTTGCCGGATTCAGCTCGCATTATTACGGTCGGACAAGGCTTTGTTGAAGCCGGAGCCAAGGTGGACGTCGCTGAAAAAAACAGCGATGAAACGCACCGGGCTGCAGGTGTTGCCAGTTATATCGGGTCATCTCAATGA
- a CDS encoding alpha/beta hydrolase family esterase, giving the protein MKTEMDVSVRVLLCLILSQLVAGTAQAFDWCGVVRYSPGQTTVNYMVVNSRLRSYGLYVPADHQRGSALVFDFHGFANGRVQEQKLSCWDSKAAQEGFAVVYPQGAGLIPSWNSGEVCCEPRRFSDEAFALKLASCLLDEKRSHLDLDTGRVYATGLSNGGAMAGFLACNHSDVFSAALVVSQSFPYRDSSVCRQQRGTATLKPGFSVLEMRGKWDPIVPYSFSWGVSLTADRSLRSWADTNQCDTNPRVEDICDRPGAALDCQYGRSSCETYYDCDNQARVSQCALNHGHLLYGNAQGFDICSEAWSEFERFSVTRRQTLADHSGSQ; this is encoded by the coding sequence ATGAAAACAGAAATGGATGTTTCTGTGCGGGTATTGCTGTGCCTTATTTTGAGTCAGTTGGTAGCCGGTACAGCGCAGGCTTTCGATTGGTGCGGCGTGGTTCGGTATTCACCTGGCCAAACTACAGTAAATTACATGGTTGTGAATAGTCGATTAAGAAGTTACGGCTTATATGTGCCTGCTGACCATCAACGCGGTTCGGCTCTTGTTTTCGATTTTCATGGCTTTGCCAATGGGCGGGTTCAGGAACAAAAACTTTCCTGTTGGGACTCGAAAGCGGCTCAGGAGGGATTTGCCGTTGTTTATCCGCAGGGTGCCGGACTGATTCCTTCCTGGAACTCAGGTGAAGTATGTTGTGAACCGCGCCGGTTTTCGGATGAAGCATTTGCCCTTAAATTGGCGTCGTGTTTGTTAGATGAGAAGCGGAGTCATCTGGATTTGGATACAGGCAGGGTCTACGCCACCGGGTTGTCAAACGGTGGTGCGATGGCGGGATTTCTTGCCTGCAATCACTCAGATGTATTCTCTGCGGCGTTGGTCGTTTCGCAAAGTTTTCCTTATCGGGACTCCTCTGTTTGCAGGCAACAGCGTGGCACGGCAACACTGAAACCGGGTTTTAGTGTGTTGGAGATGCGCGGTAAATGGGATCCTATTGTCCCATATTCGTTTAGTTGGGGAGTGTCGTTAACGGCCGACCGTAGCCTTCGTTCCTGGGCGGATACCAATCAGTGCGATACTAACCCCAGAGTTGAAGACATTTGCGATCGCCCCGGCGCGGCACTCGATTGTCAGTATGGCCGCTCAAGTTGCGAGACTTACTATGATTGCGATAACCAGGCCCGGGTTTCACAATGCGCCCTGAACCATGGGCATTTGCTTTATGGTAACGCGCAAGGCTTCGATATCTGTTCCGAGGCTTGGTCTGAGTTTGAACGATTCTCGGTTACGCGGCGTCAAACCCTGGCAGACCATAGCGGATCTCAGTAG